The genome window TCGGAGCTCAGCAGCCACAGGGAAGGCAGGGCTCACAGGGGCAAGGCTGGGTGTATGTGGTCAGGTCCAGGTTCTCCAGGCTTGGGAGGGGCTGGGCAGAATTGAGCAGGAAGCATGTGGGCACACAGGGCTGAGGGATGTGGCAAGGGGGTGGGCAGCAGTCACAACAG of Gracilinanus agilis isolate LMUSP501 unplaced genomic scaffold, AgileGrace unplaced_scaffold59432, whole genome shotgun sequence contains these proteins:
- the LOC123256475 gene encoding keratin-associated protein 3-3-like gives rise to the protein MSYHDCCCSVPTGPATTICSSDKCCRCGVCLPSTCPHTTWLLEPTCCDCCPPPCHIPQPCVPTCFLLNSAQPLPSLENLDLTTYTQPCPCEPCLPCGC